A genomic region of Zea mays cultivar B73 chromosome 6, Zm-B73-REFERENCE-NAM-5.0, whole genome shotgun sequence contains the following coding sequences:
- the LOC100286371 gene encoding 60S ribosomal protein L13-1 — protein MVKHNNVIPNGHFKKHWQNYVKTWFNQPARKQRRRIARQKKAVKIFPRPTAGPLRPIVQCQTLKYNMKSRAGRGFTLEELKAAGIPKKLAPTIGISVDHRRKNKSLEGLQANVQRLKTYKAKLVIFPRRARKANAGDSTPEELATATQVQGDYMPITRGEKRSVEVVKVTDEMKSFAAYGKLRLERMNKKHLGARQKKAAEAEKDEKK, from the exons ATGGTGAAGCACAACAACGTTATCCCCAACGGGCACTTCAAGAAGCACTGGCAGAACTATGTCAAGACATGGTTCAACCAGCCCGCCCGCAAGCAGAGGCGCCGCATCG CTCGTCAAAAGAAGGCTGTGAAGATATTCCCACGCCCAACTGCTGGCCCTCTTCGCCCCATTGTGCAATGCCAGACTCTCAAGTACAACATGAAGTCGAGGGCTGGGAGAGGATTTACCCTTGAGGAGCTGAAG GCTGCCGGCATTCCAAAGAAGCTTGCCCCAACCATTGGCATTTCTGTGGATCACCGCCGCAAGAACAAATCTCTCGAGGGACTGCAGGCCAATGTCCAGAGGCTTAAGACGTACAAGGCCAAGCTGGTTATCTTCCCAAGGCGTGCTCGCAAGGCCAAT GCCGGCGACTCTACTCCGGAGGAGCTTGCCACGGCCACCCAGGTCCAGGGTGACTACATGCCTATTACTCGTGGTGAGAAGCGCTCAGTCGAGGTTGTGAAGGTTACTGATGAGATGAAGTCGTTTGCGGCCTACGGCAAGCTCCGTCTTGAGCGGATGAACAAGAAACACCTTGGTGCCCGCCAGAAGAAGGCGGCTGAGGCAGAGAAGGATGAAAAGAAGTGA